The region CTCCGGCCGCGAGCAGCGCATTTCCACCATCAAGGCCATCGGTGCGTTGAGCACGGTTGGGTTCTCGTTCGTCCTGGCGATCGTGCTCGGCGTCGCGGGCGGGTACTATCTGGATCGCTGGCTGGGGACGAGTCCCTGGCTGTTCATGCTGGGGTTCCTCTTCGGCCTGGCGGCGGGCGTGCTGAACGTCGTCCGCACTTCCCGCAAGTTCCTGAAGTGAGCCCGGCGATCTCCATGGCCTCTGAGAACGGCCTGCTCGCCCGCATTCGCAGGAACACGGCGATCTCCTGTGCCGCGATCGCCCTGCTTGCCCTCGCGCTGGATCCCGAACGTCCTCGCGCCGCCCTCGGCGTGCTCGGCGGCGGCGTGCTCGTCGCCATCAGCTATGTCGCAATCGCGCGCACGATCGGTGTGTTCATGCCGGCAGCCGGCGCGCCCATCGCCGCTAACCGCGGGCGAGAACGCGCGTTGGCGCTGCTGTTCTTCGCTTCCCACTACGCTTTACTGGCTTTCGCGGCGTACGTTATGATTGCTCGTTTGCGGCTGCACCCCATCGGTCTGCTGGGGGGCGTCACATCGATTGTGCTGGCCGTGGCCGCCGAAGCGGTGCGTCCGGCCGGACACCGGTAACGATTTCGCGCACGTAGATGGGCAACCTCCACCACGAACTCTGGATCGTCGGCGTGTTCAACCGGCTCTTTGGCGGTCTCGTCGCCGCCCTGCTGGCGCCCTTCGGCCGCCACGTCGATCCCGCGCATGCGATCCCTGATTACCTGGTGATGGCGATCCTGATTGTCGCCTTCGTCACCGTGCTGTCGCTGCTCGTGCGCTCGCGCCTGAGCGTGGACAATCCGGGCAGGCTGCAGATCGTGATGGAGGATGCCATCGGCGCCGTCGGCGGCCTCCTGGACGAGTGGATCGGCCGCAACGGCCGGCGCTACCTGCCGCTCATCGCCACGCTGGGCATCTTCATCCTGCTGGGAAACTACGCCGGCCTGGTGCCTGGCCTCATGGCGCCGACGAGCAACATCAACGTCACGCTCGGCTGCGCGCTCACGATCTGGGTCTACTATCACATGCAGGGCATCAGGGAGCAGGGGGCGGTCGCCTACTTCAAGCACTTCGCCGTGCCCCCGGGCTCGCCGGTGTTCATCGCGCCGATCATGCTGCCGATCGAGCTGATCAGCCACCTCTCGCGCGTGATGTCGCTGTCGCTGCGGCTCTTCGGCAACATCTTCGGCGAAGAGCTCGTCATCCTCATTCTCTTCAGCATCATCCCGTTTCTCGTGCCCCTGCCGATGATGCTGCTCGGTCTGGTGACCGGCGGGCTGCAGGCGTTCATCTTCGTCCTGCTGTCGGTCATCTATCTCTCCGGCGCGGTGGCCGTGGAGCACGACGAGGCGGGGCACATCGGCGAGCACCACACGGCGGGGCAGGCCAACGGCCACGACTCGATCGTCGTGGCGTAATTCGAGATGACCGATTTCCCGATTACCGTTTACCGATAGGCACTGATTCAGGAGGATAGTGGTTGTGAGCAAACGTTTCGTGCTGACCCTTGCGGTGACGCTGATGGCGGCGGGCGCCGTCTCGCCGGTCTTCGCGCAGGAAGCCGCGGCCGCCGGCGGCGGAGCTGACGTCGCGCGCTGGTCGATCATTACCGCCGGCTTCGCGCTGGCGATCGCGGCCGCCTTCGGCGCGCTCGCACAGGCCCGCGGCCTGAGCGCCGCGGCCGAGGGGATCGCGCGCAACCCGAGCGCGGCCGGCGAGATCCGCGGCGTGCTGATTCTCGGTCTCGTCCTGATCGAGTCGCTCGTCATCTACGTGCTGCTGATCTCGCTCATCCTCTTCTTCATCAAGCCCTTCGCCGCCTAGGCGGCGGGTTCAGAGTGCTCGGTTCGGCCGTGCCGGGTTCGGTTCGCGGTTCTGAGTTCGGTTCACGTGCACTCGGACGTGCACCCGGAACCGAACCCTGCACCCGGAACCGAACCCAGCACGTTGAGCCCAGCACCTGGAACCGTATGGATCTCCTGTTGCTCCTCATGTCCCTCATCTGGGGGAGCAACTACACCATCATCAAATCCGCCTTCGACGAGATGCCGCCGCAGCCCTTCAACGCGCTGCGGATGATCGTGGCCTCGGTCGTGTTCCTCGTCGCGATCGCGATCGCGCGACGGTACAAGAAGCCGTCCATCTTCTACACCCCGGCGCCGGTCACCCGCCGCGACTGGCTCGCGCTGTTCGGGCTGGCCGTCGTCGGCCACTTCCTGTACCAGTTGTCGTTTGTCGGCGGGCTCTCCCGCACGAGCGTCGCGAACAGCTCGCTGATCCTCGCGATCACCCCGGTCGCGATCGCCGCGATCAACGCGTTTCGCGGGCACGAGCGTGTTGGCCGGTGGCACTGGCTGGGCGCGCTGATGTCGATCGGCGGAATCTATCTTGTCGTCGGGACCGGCGCGGCGCTCCACGTGCAATCGCTCACCGGGGACCTGCTGATGCTCGGCGGCGTCGGCTGCTGGGCCGTGTATACCGTGGGCGCCGGCCGCCTGATGGCGCGCCACTCGCCGCTCGGCGTGACCGGGGTGTCCATGGCGCTCGGCACGGCCCTGTACGTCCCGGCGGTGTCGCCGCAGTTCTGGCACGTGGAGTGGTCCGCCGTGAGCGCCATCACGTGGTTCTCGCTCGTGTACTCGGCGATCTTCGCCATCGGCGTCGCCTACATGATCTGGTACACGGCCGTGCAGAAGATCGGCGGAACGCGCACGTCGATGTACTCGAACCTGGTGCCGATGGTGGCGCTGGCCGTGGCGGTCCTGTGGCGCGGTGAGCCGCTCGGCCGACCGAAGCTGGCCGGCGCAGCGCTCGTCCTCGCGGGCGTCGCCATCACGCGCGCCGCTGCGCACTTGAAGGCCGCGCCGGCGCAGGAGTAGGCGTGCTACCCTGTACCCGGGCCGTGAAAGACCACTATTTCTCGCAGCACGCCGTCGAGCTTAGAGCCGACCTCGGCCGCGCGATCTCCCGCGAGCAGATGCGCGAGCTGCACCGCAAGAGCCCGGCGCGGCACCTGGCCGTCGCCGCGCGGCAGTTCGGGATTCTGGCAGCCTGCACCTGGGCGCTGGTGCGCTTCAGCCACCCGGTGGTCTGGATCCCCCTCGCCGTCGTGCAGGGCTTCACCATCTTCAATTTCACGGTTCTCCTGCACGAGGTCGTGCACCACGCGGTGTTCGAGAGACGTCGCCCACGGCTGGAACGTCTGCTGGGATGGCTGTACGCCGTGCCGAGCGGCATCTCGGCAAGCCAGTTCACCCGCTGGCACCTGGACCACCACGCGGAGCTCGGATCGGAGGAAGACGATCCGAAACGGCATCATCTCTCGCCGAAAATCAACGCGCGCTGGTACAAGCTGCTCTACGCGACCCCCGTGCTGTTTCCGATGTATTTCCGAGCGGCCCGCCTGGAGTCGGCAACCTATCCAACCGAGTTGCAGCGCACCATCGCGCTCGAGCGCCGCGTGGCGATTGTCGCGCACCTTTCGGCTGTCGCGCTCCTCTGGTACTTCCTCGGGCTCGGCGCTGCGGTCCGCGCGCATGTCGTGCCTGTCTTCTTCATCTTCCCGATCGCCTTCACGCTCAACCGGCTCGGGCAGCACTACGACATCGATCCCGGGGATCCCGCGAAGTGGGGAACGTTGATGAAGGGAAGCTGGTTCTGGGACTTCGCGTTCCTGAACTCCAACTACCATCTCGAACACCACTATTTCCCGGGCGTGCCGTTCTATCGCCTGCCCGCTCTGCAGCGAGCGCTCGTACCCTTCTACGAAATGAAGCACATGCGCTGGCAGACCTACTCCGGCCTCGTGTACGGATGGCTGATCCAGAACCAGAAACCGCACACGAACTGGACCGCGCAGGGGGCCGGCGCGCCCACCTCGTCCAAGCAGCTCCAGCTCCAGAAACGGTAACTGTGTAAGAACTACCAGAATTGTCGCTGTACGCGTGCCAGGCCTGCCGTTCGTATTGCCGTAAGTGACTGACCCAATGTCGTTTGTTGTTTGACCGCCGTAGGCATCGACCTTGCGGTACCGCAGGGCTGGAGGGAACTCATGAAACTCGAGAAGTTCGTGTGGACCGGCATCGCGGCCCTGGTGGCACTCTGCATCGGCACCGCGCCGATCGCCGCGAAGCCCGGGGCGCCGAAGTCGGGCGCGGCGAAAACCACCGCCGTGAAGCCCTCGAGCCCCAAGCCGGCGACGATCAAGACGACCACCGTCAAGCAGACGACCGTCAAGTCGCACGGCATGAAGCCGACCACGAGCGGTCCAAAGGTGAAAGCCACGAGCAGCCCGAAGACGACCACCTCTGCCACAGCCAGGTCGGTCAAAGCGGCCAAGGCCACCACGACCACCACGACCACCACGACGGCAAACACGACAACCAC is a window of Acidobacteriota bacterium DNA encoding:
- a CDS encoding fatty acid desaturase: MKDHYFSQHAVELRADLGRAISREQMRELHRKSPARHLAVAARQFGILAACTWALVRFSHPVVWIPLAVVQGFTIFNFTVLLHEVVHHAVFERRRPRLERLLGWLYAVPSGISASQFTRWHLDHHAELGSEEDDPKRHHLSPKINARWYKLLYATPVLFPMYFRAARLESATYPTELQRTIALERRVAIVAHLSAVALLWYFLGLGAAVRAHVVPVFFIFPIAFTLNRLGQHYDIDPGDPAKWGTLMKGSWFWDFAFLNSNYHLEHHYFPGVPFYRLPALQRALVPFYEMKHMRWQTYSGLVYGWLIQNQKPHTNWTAQGAGAPTSSKQLQLQKR
- a CDS encoding DMT family transporter, which codes for MLLMSLIWGSNYTIIKSAFDEMPPQPFNALRMIVASVVFLVAIAIARRYKKPSIFYTPAPVTRRDWLALFGLAVVGHFLYQLSFVGGLSRTSVANSSLILAITPVAIAAINAFRGHERVGRWHWLGALMSIGGIYLVVGTGAALHVQSLTGDLLMLGGVGCWAVYTVGAGRLMARHSPLGVTGVSMALGTALYVPAVSPQFWHVEWSAVSAITWFSLVYSAIFAIGVAYMIWYTAVQKIGGTRTSMYSNLVPMVALAVAVLWRGEPLGRPKLAGAALVLAGVAITRAAAHLKAAPAQE
- a CDS encoding AtpZ/AtpI family protein; this encodes MSTIKAIGALSTVGFSFVLAIVLGVAGGYYLDRWLGTSPWLFMLGFLFGLAAGVLNVVRTSRKFLK
- the atpB gene encoding F0F1 ATP synthase subunit A, producing the protein MGNLHHELWIVGVFNRLFGGLVAALLAPFGRHVDPAHAIPDYLVMAILIVAFVTVLSLLVRSRLSVDNPGRLQIVMEDAIGAVGGLLDEWIGRNGRRYLPLIATLGIFILLGNYAGLVPGLMAPTSNINVTLGCALTIWVYYHMQGIREQGAVAYFKHFAVPPGSPVFIAPIMLPIELISHLSRVMSLSLRLFGNIFGEELVILILFSIIPFLVPLPMMLLGLVTGGLQAFIFVLLSVIYLSGAVAVEHDEAGHIGEHHTAGQANGHDSIVVA
- a CDS encoding ATP synthase F0 subunit C — translated: MSKRFVLTLAVTLMAAGAVSPVFAQEAAAAGGGADVARWSIITAGFALAIAAAFGALAQARGLSAAAEGIARNPSAAGEIRGVLILGLVLIESLVIYVLLISLILFFIKPFAA